From Hippea alviniae EP5-r, the proteins below share one genomic window:
- the flgM gene encoding flagellar biosynthesis anti-sigma factor FlgM — protein MKIDAYLSGVLDKYIKQSKTEQAKKVDIKTEERNEQQAQTGELDKVEISPQAKLLAELQDDSSSKAEKIARIKAQIENGTYKPNIDEIAKSILKEWKGE, from the coding sequence ATGAAAATAGATGCATACCTAAGCGGGGTCTTAGACAAATACATCAAACAGTCAAAAACCGAGCAAGCAAAAAAGGTTGACATAAAGACAGAAGAGAGAAACGAACAGCAAGCTCAAACAGGTGAACTCGACAAGGTTGAGATATCTCCACAGGCAAAGCTATTGGCAGAGCTTCAAGATGATTCATCTTCCAAAGCAGAAAAGATAGCAAGAATTAAAGCTCAAATAGAAAACGGCACATACAAGCCAAACATCGATGAGATAGCAAAGTCAATCTTAAAGGAGTGGAAAGGTGAATGA